From one Lotus japonicus ecotype B-129 chromosome 3, LjGifu_v1.2 genomic stretch:
- the LOC130748181 gene encoding protein EMSY-LIKE 3-like, with product MDYEPYDSSGTDDDLPPTHQNRIPRGARLAGNGRSAVGSISYPRMYGEIDMETQIHQLEQEAYSSVLRAFKAQDDAITWDKESLITELRKELRLSNEEHRELLGRVNADDVIRRIREWRQTGGHQPGVLSTGQAIHDSIPSPTVSASRKKQKIAQSVPSQSFGGPSPFHPQPVAAPHQPSSSVAKRGTVPGSKGKKQKPGQVLPGVSSIKQHPSSGPGLRNQVPNRVTSGTVMGAEGASVDSLIGRKVRTKWPDDNNFYEAVIADYNPIDGRHNLVYDMGTANETWEWVNLSEISPEDIQWVGVDPGINQRGGFGASGPGMNRSIGRDSVPGAGRGRGATKGQPRKDLLPSQNGIGKKAPDDIQILHTETLIKEVEKVFSANHPDALEIEKAKKVLKDHEQALMDAIAKLADLSDGESDEAGHHFSHAQSMDRD from the exons ATGGATTACGAACCCTACGATAGTAGCG GAACTGATGATGATCTTCCACCAACACATCAAAATAGAATTCCCAGAGGGGCCCGTCTTGCTGGGAATGGGAGATCTGCTGTAGGTTCTATTTCATACCCCAGGATGTACGGTGAAATTGATATGGAAACTCAAATTCACCAACTCGAACAGGAAGCATACAGTTCAGTTCTACGGGCCTTTAAAGCTCAAGATGATGCAATTACTTGG GACAAGGAAAGTTTGATTACAGAACTAAGGAAAGAATTAAGATTATCGAATGAGGAACACAGGGAACTTCTGGGACGTGTTAACGCTGATGATGTCATACGTAGGATAAG GGAGTGGAGACAGACAGGTGGCCATCAGCCTGGTGTGTTGAGTACTGGACAAGCTATTCATGATTCAATTCCGAGTCCCACAGTCTCTGCATCCCGTAAGAAGCAGAAGATAGCGCAATCTGTACCGTCACAATCTTTTGGTGGGCCTTCTCCATTTCACCCACAACCCGTGGCTGCACCTCACCAGCCATCTTCTTCTGTTGCAAAACGTGGAACTGTTCCTGGATCTAAGGGCAAGAAGCAGAAACCT GGCCAGGTATTACCAGGAGTATCTTCAATAAAACAACATCCTTCATCAGGACCCGGTCTTAGGAATCAAGTACCTAATAGAGTGACTTCTGGTACTGTCATGGGTGCTGAGGGAGCATCAGTTGATTCACTGATTGGTCGGAAAGTACGAACAAAATGGCCTGATGACAATAACTTCTATGAAGCAGTTATTGCGGACTACAATCCAATTGAT GGTCGACACAATCTGGTCTATGACATGGGGACTGCAAATGAAACATGGGAATGGGTTAATCTGTCAGAG ATCTCTCCCGAAGATATTCAGTGGGTAGGTGTGGATCCTGGAATCAATCAGCGTGGGGGTTTTGGTGCATCTGGTCCTGGGATGAATAGATCTATAGGACGTGACAGTGTTCCAGGAGCTGGAAGAGGTAGAGGAGCCACAAAGGGGCAACCCAGAAAAGATTTATTGCCATCACAGAATGGAATAGGAAAGAAGGCTCCCGATGATATACAAATACTTCACACAGAGACACTAATCAAGGAG GTGGAAAAGGTATTCAGTGCAAATCATCCTGATGCTCTTGAAATTGAGAAAGCCAAGAAAGTGTTGAAG GATCATGAGCAAGCTCTTATGGATGCAATTGCAAAACTTGCAGATCTTTCTGATGGTGAAAGTG ATGAGGCTGGTCACCATTTCTCACATGCTCAATCAATGGATCGAGATTGA